GCTTCAGTTTCTTTCTGTCTCACTCTGCTCAATGGTTATGTTCGTCCAGACGGATCAGTGAACCGATCTCCAGAATTCCCTTGGTCGGCTCGAACCCATTCTGCACCAAGCCGTCCCCCCCAATCTTCCACCTTTGAACCAGAGATCGATTGGCTCGTTGGGGAATTCGTTTGCACTCCTTGGCATTCACGTCGACACATTCCGGGTTCGAAAACCAATTCTTTTCCATGGCCTCCATGGTTGGCTGTACGTTGCCAATTTCATCGGTCGCTCTGGACTGCACCACGGTTGAGCGGCCATCCCATTGCCAAGGCAGCCGGAACCTTGTGAACGCCCTGGGGAGCACCGGTGCCTGGAGTTCCGCAGTCTTCCAGGTCTTGCCGTCATCCGTTGATACTTCCACTTTTGTGATTCTTCCAGCCCCGGACCAGGCCAGGCCGCTTATCTCATACGGTCCCCTGCGGGTGAGCTTGTGCCCTCCTGATGGAAACGTAATGACGGACTTGCTGTATGTTTCATACTTGCGCCGGCGTCCCAGATCGGTCATTTCAAATGGCAGTCCCTCGCCCGGCAGGAAATCTTCCTGGGTAGTCATGTACGGCTGGTTTGTGATCTTGAGGTGATTGAGCCATTTTACATGGATTCGCCCGGTCCAGCCCGGCACGACCAGCCGCAATGGATAACCCTGCTCGAGTCGCAACGGCTCGCCGTTCTGCCCGTAAGCGACCAATACGTCCTCCATGCACTTGGCCATCGGAATACTGATCGCGTGATTTGCGGTATCCTCGGATACCGCGATGGCCCAAGTACCTTCCTGCTTGACGCCCACTTCCTTTAGCAGGACGGATAAGGGCACGCCGGTCCATTCCGTGCAACTACTCCGCCCGTGCGTTTCCTGCACGGTTTTCGCGGCCTTGGTCCTGTCCAGATTGCCGTTGCCTCCGCATTCGATGAAATTAACTCGCGTAACGGAAGGCAGCAATTTGATCTCATCCAGAGTCAGCATCACCGGGCGATTAACCATTCCGTGAATGAGCAGACGGTATTTCTCCGGGTCGATGACCGGAATCGCGCCGTACTCGTGATTGACATAGA
This sequence is a window from Acidobacteriota bacterium. Protein-coding genes within it:
- a CDS encoding twin-arginine translocation signal domain-containing protein, which produces MKPQGNDRRRFLQGSAAVLGMAAAGVKPAVTQGPKQQTAILPADVRPLGERSPFVKSYRIGSATDGLTPLQDIYGIITPSDLHFYVNHEYGAIPVIDPEKYRLLIHGMVNRPVMLTLDEIKLLPSVTRVNFIECGGNGNLDRTKAAKTVQETHGRSSCTEWTGVPLSVLLKEVGVKQEGTWAIAVSEDTANHAISIPMAKCMEDVLVAYGQNGEPLRLEQGYPLRLVVPGWTGRIHVKWLNHLKITNQPYMTTQEDFLPGEGLPFEMTDLGRRRKYETYSKSVITFPSGGHKLTRRGPYEISGLAWSGAGRITKVEVSTDDGKTWKTAELQAPVLPRAFTRFRLPWQWDGRSTVVQSRATDEIGNVQPTMEAMEKNWFSNPECVDVNAKECKRIPQRANRSLVQRWKIGGDGLVQNGFEPTKGILEIGSLIRLDEHNH